The following coding sequences lie in one Spirosoma sp. KUDC1026 genomic window:
- the lipB gene encoding lipoyl(octanoyl) transferase LipB: protein MNSCLNKQVTVRELGLIDYQAAWDEQERLFAQIVDQKMRNRTVSPDAQQLTPNYLLFCEHPHVYTMGTSGHLDNLLVDENRLTNELGASFYKIRRGGDITYHGPGQLVGYPILDLDNFFTDIHRYMRLLEESIIRTLADYGLQAGRIEGEGSDRLTGVWLDPNGHNPRKICAMGVKASRWVTMHGFALNVNTDLSYFGHIVPCGISDKAVTSLSAEVGHAVPLREVAGHVQRHLADLFDMELTDLQPVALSDIGE from the coding sequence ATGAATTCTTGTCTAAATAAGCAGGTCACCGTTCGCGAATTAGGGTTGATCGATTACCAGGCCGCCTGGGATGAGCAGGAACGCCTGTTCGCCCAGATCGTCGATCAGAAGATGCGCAACCGAACCGTATCGCCCGATGCGCAGCAGCTAACACCCAACTACCTGTTGTTCTGTGAGCATCCGCACGTGTACACCATGGGCACCAGCGGCCATCTGGACAACCTGCTGGTGGACGAAAACCGGCTGACGAACGAGCTGGGCGCTTCGTTTTACAAGATTCGGCGGGGGGGCGACATTACGTACCACGGACCGGGGCAGCTGGTCGGATACCCGATTCTGGACCTGGATAACTTTTTTACTGACATTCATCGCTATATGCGGTTATTGGAGGAAAGTATTATCCGGACGCTGGCGGATTATGGTCTGCAGGCGGGTCGAATTGAAGGTGAAGGATCAGATCGCTTAACAGGTGTCTGGCTGGACCCGAATGGTCATAATCCCCGGAAAATCTGCGCGATGGGCGTGAAAGCGAGCCGCTGGGTAACGATGCATGGTTTCGCGCTGAACGTCAATACGGATTTGAGTTATTTTGGTCATATTGTCCCCTGCGGCATCAGCGACAAGGCTGTTACGTCGCTGTCGGCCGAAGTGGGGCATGCGGTACCCCTGCGGGAAGTGGCTGGCCACGTGCAGCGGCACTTGGCCGATTTATTTGACATGGAACTTACCGATTTGCAGCCCGTTGCGCTGTCGGATATTGGGGAATAA
- a CDS encoding bestrophin family protein, with amino-acid sequence MIIYDAKDWFTAIRHFHTSYVIRVLLQRVAYVTGYGVAVTLIDQYLFNLEVPIDGIFFSLLGILLSLLLVFRTNTAYDRFWEGRRQWGSLVNTSRNLAVLLDALLPDDDARNRRYFASALSNFSLALKGHLRTGVEWTDLIETDDESLESLKRRGHVPSRIAALLMRRFQVLKQERLVGDADLITLRLYHQALLDITGACERIKKTPIPFSYSFFIKLFITLYLLLMPLVLVNTYESVVIIASALAAYALIGVQMIGDEIEEPFGLDCNDLPLNQIAHTIQRNMHDILSVEMPVASGVKPEVEYTKVN; translated from the coding sequence ATGATAATTTACGACGCAAAAGACTGGTTTACCGCCATTCGGCATTTTCATACCAGCTACGTCATTCGGGTACTGCTGCAGCGGGTAGCCTACGTTACAGGCTATGGCGTAGCTGTTACGTTGATCGACCAGTATTTGTTTAATCTGGAGGTGCCCATCGATGGCATCTTTTTTTCGTTGCTGGGGATTCTGCTGAGTTTGCTGCTGGTCTTTCGGACGAACACGGCCTATGACCGGTTCTGGGAAGGGCGTCGCCAGTGGGGATCGCTGGTTAATACCAGCCGCAATCTGGCCGTGCTGCTGGATGCATTGCTGCCGGACGATGACGCTCGGAACCGACGTTATTTCGCTTCGGCTCTGTCCAACTTTTCCCTGGCGCTGAAAGGTCATCTCCGAACTGGTGTCGAGTGGACCGATCTGATCGAAACAGACGACGAGAGTCTGGAGTCGCTAAAACGGCGTGGACACGTTCCCAGTCGAATCGCGGCTCTGTTGATGCGCCGATTTCAGGTACTGAAGCAGGAGCGGCTCGTTGGCGACGCGGACCTGATCACGCTGCGGTTGTATCACCAGGCGTTGCTGGACATAACGGGTGCCTGCGAACGAATCAAGAAAACCCCGATCCCCTTTTCGTACAGCTTTTTTATCAAGCTCTTTATCACGCTGTACCTGCTTCTGATGCCGCTGGTACTGGTCAATACGTACGAGTCGGTTGTTATCATTGCCAGTGCGCTGGCGGCTTATGCCCTGATTGGTGTGCAGATGATTGGCGACGAAATTGAGGAACCCTTTGGGCTGGACTGCAACGACCTGCCGCTAAACCAGATTGCCCACACGATTCAGCGAAATATGCACGACATCCTATCGGTGGAGATGCCGGTAGCTTCTGGCGTGAAACCAGAAGTTGAGTACACAAAGGTTAACTGA
- a CDS encoding TlpA disulfide reductase family protein, with translation MKKLAVVLGLILLGLAFLIVKYDVKIKLGANEQKITGDNNFVDAHLNQSLPPFTLTDLNGNEISSQALTGKRVHINFWSTSCKPCLEEFSELNHLKAQAGDDVVFLAMAPDNAEKVSRTVHRRPFNYTLIPDAGQYLAQLGVTAYPKNFFVDRAGIVRRITEGSQQKLDGASLSLKADNFNVYRQILDAMK, from the coding sequence ATGAAAAAATTAGCTGTCGTTTTAGGGCTTATACTGCTGGGACTGGCGTTTCTGATTGTTAAATACGACGTCAAAATCAAGCTTGGTGCCAACGAGCAGAAAATTACCGGCGACAATAACTTCGTCGATGCGCACCTGAATCAGTCATTACCCCCGTTCACGCTGACCGACCTGAACGGAAACGAAATTTCGAGTCAGGCGTTGACCGGCAAGCGGGTCCACATCAATTTCTGGAGTACGTCCTGCAAACCCTGTCTGGAGGAGTTTTCGGAACTGAATCACCTGAAAGCGCAGGCCGGTGACGATGTGGTATTTCTGGCTATGGCTCCCGACAACGCCGAAAAAGTCAGCCGAACGGTGCACCGGCGGCCATTTAATTATACACTTATTCCCGATGCTGGTCAGTACCTGGCGCAGCTAGGGGTGACGGCTTATCCTAAAAATTTCTTTGTTGACCGCGCGGGCATTGTCCGGCGGATTACCGAGGGCTCCCAGCAGAAACTGGATGGTGCATCTCTGTCGCTGAAAGCCGATAATTTCAACGTCTATCGGCAGATACTGGACGCAATGAAATAG
- a CDS encoding GLPGLI family protein, protein MKTSLLILLAALASCLPALAQSGYQISYTLGGELTGRGVLRCYPTQSVYEEKSGSAGSPEAKSYPNETIAKAMKNVNKDQPVAMNSQFLFKRDLTNQTLLYAESETPYGYTVQDNTLPEWTILNETRKLGNYTCQKAKTLFRGREYVAWFTRQIPIESGPWKLAGLPGLILEATSADQQYQFLFAGMQTTTQPIHVSFHKSVLTFPQYVQKVNQYYQERANKIYAEVSSGFLQRFGVVKTSPVSMNVDNIEKDLAKRYVSTATN, encoded by the coding sequence ATGAAAACGTCTCTCTTAATCTTACTCGCGGCCCTGGCATCCTGTCTACCCGCGCTGGCACAGTCGGGCTACCAGATCAGCTATACACTGGGTGGTGAACTGACCGGCCGGGGGGTGTTGCGCTGCTACCCGACACAATCCGTTTACGAAGAAAAAAGCGGGTCTGCCGGAAGCCCGGAAGCGAAAAGCTATCCGAACGAAACGATTGCCAAGGCTATGAAAAACGTGAACAAAGACCAGCCTGTGGCTATGAACAGCCAATTTCTGTTCAAGCGGGATTTAACGAATCAGACGCTTCTCTACGCCGAATCCGAAACACCCTACGGGTATACGGTACAGGATAACACCCTGCCTGAATGGACGATCCTCAACGAAACCCGCAAGCTGGGAAACTATACCTGTCAGAAAGCCAAAACTCTGTTCCGCGGCCGCGAATACGTAGCGTGGTTTACCCGGCAGATCCCTATCGAGTCAGGCCCCTGGAAGCTGGCGGGGTTGCCCGGCCTGATCCTGGAAGCTACGTCTGCCGATCAGCAGTATCAGTTTCTGTTTGCTGGAATGCAGACGACGACTCAGCCGATTCATGTAAGCTTTCATAAATCGGTGCTGACATTCCCCCAGTACGTTCAGAAGGTCAATCAATACTACCAGGAGCGGGCGAACAAGATATACGCCGAGGTGTCATCCGGGTTTCTGCAGCGCTTTGGCGTCGTGAAAACCAGCCCGGTGTCGATGAACGTCGACAACATTGAGAAAGATCTGGCAAAGCGTTACGTATCAACTGCCACCAATTAG
- a CDS encoding GLPGLI family protein, whose protein sequence is MKTTYLLIALCVSAVNSFAQQTGHFAYRITSKTVTAVSDLFYDGNQSVFVLYDKDVKRPSDTTASVGVDGSNHRMINLNISDGKDFALFKDYRTGAMVSRELIFNGKKCIVNDSIPALDWKLEPEKKMIGQYECQKATTTFRCANYTVWFTTAVPLSLGPWKLGGLPGLIVEAVNENIDLRYQLVAAEYPSAQAAAYTIAKPNTGDPIYSFSSFAEIQQKELKRMQTFLMSMAGNPSQSKFTAKMPECFEQK, encoded by the coding sequence ATGAAAACGACCTATCTTCTTATCGCCCTGTGCGTATCGGCAGTCAATAGCTTTGCGCAGCAAACTGGCCATTTCGCCTACCGGATCACCTCAAAAACGGTGACAGCGGTCAGCGACTTATTCTACGACGGCAATCAGAGTGTTTTCGTCCTTTACGACAAAGACGTGAAGCGCCCTTCGGATACGACCGCATCGGTTGGTGTCGATGGCAGTAACCACCGGATGATCAATCTGAACATCAGCGACGGTAAGGATTTCGCCCTGTTCAAAGATTACAGGACGGGCGCCATGGTCTCCCGCGAGTTGATCTTCAACGGCAAGAAGTGCATTGTCAACGATTCGATTCCGGCGCTGGACTGGAAGCTGGAGCCCGAGAAGAAAATGATCGGGCAGTATGAGTGCCAGAAAGCTACCACGACGTTCCGCTGCGCGAATTATACAGTCTGGTTCACAACGGCCGTTCCGCTGAGCCTTGGTCCCTGGAAACTGGGTGGCCTACCTGGCCTGATTGTCGAAGCCGTCAACGAAAATATTGACTTACGGTACCAACTGGTCGCGGCCGAATACCCGTCTGCTCAGGCTGCTGCTTACACCATTGCGAAGCCGAACACGGGTGATCCAATCTATTCGTTCAGTTCGTTCGCCGAGATTCAGCAGAAAGAGCTGAAGCGCATGCAGACTTTCCTGATGTCAATGGCCGGAAATCCGTCGCAGAGCAAGTTTACCGCCAAAATGCCCGAGTGCTTCGAGCAGAAATAA
- a CDS encoding helix-turn-helix domain-containing protein, with protein MNNTASTNSQPTSNPFSVQIMSTKIRKLREMYGYPQEYVAFQMGISQAAYSKKEAGRTELSLFCLHKIALIYGLSIIDLISLSAQELLLKVLQSDTGACA; from the coding sequence ATGAACAACACCGCTAGTACGAACAGTCAGCCGACGTCTAATCCATTTTCGGTGCAGATTATGAGCACCAAAATCCGTAAGCTCCGCGAAATGTATGGCTACCCGCAGGAGTACGTTGCCTTTCAGATGGGAATCAGCCAGGCTGCGTACAGCAAGAAGGAAGCTGGCCGGACCGAGCTGTCGCTCTTCTGTCTGCACAAGATTGCCCTCATTTATGGCCTCAGCATTATTGATCTGATCAGCCTGAGTGCGCAGGAATTACTCTTGAAAGTGCTGCAAAGTGATACCGGAGCCTGTGCCTGA
- a CDS encoding LytR/AlgR family response regulator transcription factor, with protein MNQSLRCFIIDDEPPARELIEKFVRRVPFLEIIGTCSNAVDALFQVQQLQPDLIFLDVEMPEMTGFEFIRLLPAKRPAIIMITAYPHYAVDGFEHQVADYLLKPVSFERFMRAINRVVGNQPIPPASPPVAPTPDVLSSPVATPSDNVAESGPVSNFLLVKEDKKLVRLMLDEIVLIEGLKDYLKIHTTSRSLITHMTMTKIESMLPANLFLRVNRSYIVRQGAIREIDGNQIITTDARKIPIGITYRESVLEALKKNQVR; from the coding sequence ATGAATCAATCCCTGCGCTGTTTCATCATTGACGATGAACCCCCGGCTCGGGAGCTTATCGAGAAATTCGTTCGCCGGGTTCCTTTCCTGGAAATTATCGGTACGTGCAGCAATGCGGTCGATGCGCTTTTTCAAGTACAGCAGCTACAGCCGGACCTGATCTTTCTGGATGTAGAAATGCCGGAGATGACAGGCTTCGAGTTCATTCGGTTACTACCCGCCAAACGTCCGGCCATCATCATGATTACGGCCTATCCACACTACGCCGTCGACGGGTTCGAACACCAGGTGGCTGACTATCTCCTGAAACCTGTTTCGTTCGAGCGGTTTATGCGGGCTATCAATCGGGTAGTGGGCAACCAGCCCATTCCGCCGGCAAGTCCCCCGGTGGCCCCCACTCCGGACGTACTTTCATCCCCGGTGGCTACTCCCTCCGATAACGTCGCAGAATCAGGTCCGGTCAGTAATTTTCTGCTGGTGAAGGAGGATAAGAAGCTGGTTCGGCTCATGCTTGACGAGATTGTTCTTATTGAAGGCCTGAAAGACTACCTGAAAATTCATACGACCAGTCGGTCGCTGATTACGCACATGACAATGACCAAGATCGAGAGCATGCTGCCGGCAAATCTGTTCCTGCGCGTCAACCGATCGTATATTGTCCGGCAGGGGGCCATCCGCGAAATCGACGGGAATCAGATTATTACCACCGATGCCCGAAAAATTCCGATTGGTATTACGTACCGGGAATCTGTGCTGGAGGCATTGAAAAAGAACCAGGTCCGGTAA